The following proteins are co-located in the Silene latifolia isolate original U9 population chromosome 1, ASM4854445v1, whole genome shotgun sequence genome:
- the LOC141599391 gene encoding thioredoxin-like protein AAED1, chloroplastic isoform X1, with amino-acid sequence MHQTIPLSTSTKLFPIHPTLLKPSLNYPFSISKPLSTPKLPNFNQPRFAVSAISSSSAEVGSVVDSDSIVNELDKVRVFDLSGNGIPITDLWKDRKAVVAFARHFGCVFCRKRADYLASKKGEMDAAGVALVVIGPGSIDQAKAFYEQTKFKGEVYADPEHSSYEALRFVSGVTTTFTPKAGLKIIQLYMEGYRQDWELSFQRDTVSRGGWQQGGIIVAGPGKTNFSYFHKDKEAGDDPPIEDILEACCTPNDD; translated from the exons ATGCACCAAACAATACCACTCTCAACTTCCACAAAACTCTTCCCAATTCACCCAACCCTCCTTAAACCTTCCCTTAATTACCCCTTTTCCATCTCTAAACCCCTCTCTACCCCTAAACTCCCCAATTTCAACCAACCCCGTTTCGCCGTCTCCGCCATTTCCAGCTCTTCAG CAGAAGTTGGGTCAGTGGTTGATAGTGACAGTATCGTCAATGAATTGGATAAAGTTCGGGTTTTTGATTTGAGTGGCAATGGTATTCCAATTACTGATTTGTGGAAAGATAGGAAGGCTGTTGTTGCTTTCGCTCGTCATTTTGG ATGCGTGTTTTGTCGCAAGCGTGCAGATTATCTTGCGTCAAAGAAG GGAGAAATGGATGCTGCTGGTGTAGCACTTGTTGTGATAGGACCAGGAAGTATTGATCAG GCCAAAGCGTTTTACGAGCAGACCAAGTTTAAAGGAG AAGTTTATGCAGATCCAGAACATTCCTCGTACGAGGCACTGAGGTTTGTTTCTGGAGTCACAACCACATTCACTCCAAAG GCTGGATTAAAGATAATTCAGTTATACATGGAAGGTTATAGACAAGACTGGGAACTTTCATTTCAGAGGGACACTGTATCCAGAGGTGGTTG GCAACAGGGTGGTATCATTGTAGCTGGCCCTGGTAAAACTAACTTTTCTTACTTTCATAAG GATAAAGAAGCTGGCGATGATCCGCCTATTGAAGATATTCTGGAAGCATGCTGCACCCCAAACGATGATTGA
- the LOC141599391 gene encoding thioredoxin-like protein AAED1, chloroplastic isoform X3, whose translation MHQTIPLSTSTKLFPIHPTLLKPSLNYPFSISKPLSTPKLPNFNQPRFAVSAISSSSAEVGSVVDSDSIVNELDKVRVFDLSGNGIPITDLWKDRKAVVAFARHFGCVFCRKRADYLASKKGEMDAAGVALVVIGPGSIDQAKAFYEQTKFKGEVYADPEHSSYEALRFVSGVTTTFTPKAGLKIIQLYMEGYRQDWELSFQRDTVSRGNRVVSL comes from the exons ATGCACCAAACAATACCACTCTCAACTTCCACAAAACTCTTCCCAATTCACCCAACCCTCCTTAAACCTTCCCTTAATTACCCCTTTTCCATCTCTAAACCCCTCTCTACCCCTAAACTCCCCAATTTCAACCAACCCCGTTTCGCCGTCTCCGCCATTTCCAGCTCTTCAG CAGAAGTTGGGTCAGTGGTTGATAGTGACAGTATCGTCAATGAATTGGATAAAGTTCGGGTTTTTGATTTGAGTGGCAATGGTATTCCAATTACTGATTTGTGGAAAGATAGGAAGGCTGTTGTTGCTTTCGCTCGTCATTTTGG ATGCGTGTTTTGTCGCAAGCGTGCAGATTATCTTGCGTCAAAGAAG GGAGAAATGGATGCTGCTGGTGTAGCACTTGTTGTGATAGGACCAGGAAGTATTGATCAG GCCAAAGCGTTTTACGAGCAGACCAAGTTTAAAGGAG AAGTTTATGCAGATCCAGAACATTCCTCGTACGAGGCACTGAGGTTTGTTTCTGGAGTCACAACCACATTCACTCCAAAG GCTGGATTAAAGATAATTCAGTTATACATGGAAGGTTATAGACAAGACTGGGAACTTTCATTTCAGAGGGACACTGTATCCAGAG GCAACAGGGTGGTATCATTGTAG
- the LOC141599391 gene encoding thioredoxin-like protein AAED1, chloroplastic isoform X4, which translates to MHQTIPLSTSTKLFPIHPTLLKPSLNYPFSISKPLSTPKLPNFNQPRFAVSAISSSSEVGSVVDSDSIVNELDKVRVFDLSGNGIPITDLWKDRKAVVAFARHFGCVFCRKRADYLASKKGEMDAAGVALVVIGPGSIDQAKAFYEQTKFKGEVYADPEHSSYEALRFVSGVTTTFTPKAGLKIIQLYMEGYRQDWELSFQRDTVSRGNRVVSL; encoded by the exons ATGCACCAAACAATACCACTCTCAACTTCCACAAAACTCTTCCCAATTCACCCAACCCTCCTTAAACCTTCCCTTAATTACCCCTTTTCCATCTCTAAACCCCTCTCTACCCCTAAACTCCCCAATTTCAACCAACCCCGTTTCGCCGTCTCCGCCATTTCCAGCTCTTCAG AAGTTGGGTCAGTGGTTGATAGTGACAGTATCGTCAATGAATTGGATAAAGTTCGGGTTTTTGATTTGAGTGGCAATGGTATTCCAATTACTGATTTGTGGAAAGATAGGAAGGCTGTTGTTGCTTTCGCTCGTCATTTTGG ATGCGTGTTTTGTCGCAAGCGTGCAGATTATCTTGCGTCAAAGAAG GGAGAAATGGATGCTGCTGGTGTAGCACTTGTTGTGATAGGACCAGGAAGTATTGATCAG GCCAAAGCGTTTTACGAGCAGACCAAGTTTAAAGGAG AAGTTTATGCAGATCCAGAACATTCCTCGTACGAGGCACTGAGGTTTGTTTCTGGAGTCACAACCACATTCACTCCAAAG GCTGGATTAAAGATAATTCAGTTATACATGGAAGGTTATAGACAAGACTGGGAACTTTCATTTCAGAGGGACACTGTATCCAGAG GCAACAGGGTGGTATCATTGTAG
- the LOC141599391 gene encoding thioredoxin-like protein AAED1, chloroplastic isoform X2 has product MHQTIPLSTSTKLFPIHPTLLKPSLNYPFSISKPLSTPKLPNFNQPRFAVSAISSSSEVGSVVDSDSIVNELDKVRVFDLSGNGIPITDLWKDRKAVVAFARHFGCVFCRKRADYLASKKGEMDAAGVALVVIGPGSIDQAKAFYEQTKFKGEVYADPEHSSYEALRFVSGVTTTFTPKAGLKIIQLYMEGYRQDWELSFQRDTVSRGGWQQGGIIVAGPGKTNFSYFHKDKEAGDDPPIEDILEACCTPNDD; this is encoded by the exons ATGCACCAAACAATACCACTCTCAACTTCCACAAAACTCTTCCCAATTCACCCAACCCTCCTTAAACCTTCCCTTAATTACCCCTTTTCCATCTCTAAACCCCTCTCTACCCCTAAACTCCCCAATTTCAACCAACCCCGTTTCGCCGTCTCCGCCATTTCCAGCTCTTCAG AAGTTGGGTCAGTGGTTGATAGTGACAGTATCGTCAATGAATTGGATAAAGTTCGGGTTTTTGATTTGAGTGGCAATGGTATTCCAATTACTGATTTGTGGAAAGATAGGAAGGCTGTTGTTGCTTTCGCTCGTCATTTTGG ATGCGTGTTTTGTCGCAAGCGTGCAGATTATCTTGCGTCAAAGAAG GGAGAAATGGATGCTGCTGGTGTAGCACTTGTTGTGATAGGACCAGGAAGTATTGATCAG GCCAAAGCGTTTTACGAGCAGACCAAGTTTAAAGGAG AAGTTTATGCAGATCCAGAACATTCCTCGTACGAGGCACTGAGGTTTGTTTCTGGAGTCACAACCACATTCACTCCAAAG GCTGGATTAAAGATAATTCAGTTATACATGGAAGGTTATAGACAAGACTGGGAACTTTCATTTCAGAGGGACACTGTATCCAGAGGTGGTTG GCAACAGGGTGGTATCATTGTAGCTGGCCCTGGTAAAACTAACTTTTCTTACTTTCATAAG GATAAAGAAGCTGGCGATGATCCGCCTATTGAAGATATTCTGGAAGCATGCTGCACCCCAAACGATGATTGA